A stretch of the Pseudopipra pipra isolate bDixPip1 chromosome 11, bDixPip1.hap1, whole genome shotgun sequence genome encodes the following:
- the LMOD3 gene encoding leiomodin-3 produces MNMSELGQNSDEDVCPEDIDEDEILANLSPEELKELQSEMEVMAPDPEVPTGMIQKDQTEKPPTGSFDHRSLVDYLYWQKASRRMLEDERVPVTLLPSERSTAEEMEGKAGSSGEAAGGRMPGAEGKERHYQNEHVSNSGTQFGETKKDGNDKERGEEEDEKEEAEEEEDAEEEEEEEEEDETELQTKENYTNENCHNDQINKKPSTEPGEIKEKPNENEKKISKLNIPQKLALDTSFMKLSARPSGNQTNLEESLEKVRKNNPDVKELNLNNIENVPKEMLIDFVNAMKKNKNIKTFSLANVGADDNVAFALANMLRENRSITTLNIDSNFISGKGIVAIMRCLQYNETLTELRFHNQRGMLGHQAEMEIARLLKANTTLLKMGYHFELPGPRMVVTNLLSRNLDKQRQKRQEGQRQQQMKEQKELIAMLENGLGLPPGMWEMLGGPLPQVRMHEPPQAPKPPVPAAVSLSKRQESTRQPAPEQPCREKPASFKVVKLKKIQRKPAVPEYVEPAEKTNLKDVIKTLKPIPRRRPPPLVEITPRDQLLNDIRQSNVAYLRPVPLPKQLE; encoded by the exons atgAACATGTCTGAACTCGGCCAGAACTCCGATGAAGACGTGTGTCCCGAGGACATCGATGAAGATGAAATCCTGGCAAACCTGTCCCCGGAGGAGCTCAAGGAGCTGCAGAGTGAGATGGAAGTCATGGCCCCAGACCCTGAAGTCCCGACTGGGATGATACAGAAGGATCAGACGGAGAAACCCCCCACAGGGAGCTTTGACCACAGGTCCCTGGTTGACTACCTGTACTGGCAGAAGGCATCCAGACGCATGCTCGAGGATGAGAGAGTTCCCGTCACCCTCTTGCCCTCTGAG AGAAGCACTGCAGAGGAGATGGAAGGAAAGGCCGGCAGCAGCGGCGAGGCAGCCGGCGGGAGgatgccaggagcagagggaaaagagagacaTTACCAAAATGAGCATGTGTCCAACTCAGGAACACAATTTGGGGAGACAAAGAAAGATGGAAACGATaaagagagaggggaggaggaggatgagaaagaagaagcagaggaggaagaagatgctgaagaggaggaagaagaagaagaggaagatgagacTGAATTGCAAACAAAGGAGAATTACACCAATGAGAACTGTCACAATGATCAGATAAATAAGAAACCAAGTACAGAACCGGGAGAAATCAAAGAAAAGCCAAATGAAAACgaaaagaaaatatcaaaattgAACATCCCCCAAAAGTTAGCTCTGGATACCAGCTTCATGAAGCTCAGTGCCAGGCCTTCAGGGAATCAAACCAATTTAGAAGAGAGTTTGGAGAAGGTCCGAAAAAACAACCCAGATGTGAAAGAGCTCAACCTGAACAACATCGAAAACGTCCCCAAGGAAATGCTGATAGACTTTGTCAACGCCATGAAAAAGAATAAGAACATAAAAACATTCAGCTTGGCCAACGTGGGGGCCGATGACAATGTGGCGTTTGCCCTGGCCAACATGCTGCGGGAGAACAGGAGCATCACCACGCTGAACATCGACTCCAACTTCATCTCTGGCAAAGGGATCGTGGCCATCATGCGGTGCCTCCAGTACAACGAGACGCTGACGGAGCTCCGCTTTCACAACCAGCGGGGCATGCTGGGCCACCAGGCAGAGATGGAGATCGCCAGGCTGCTGAAAGCCAACACCACCCTCCTGAAAATGGGCTATCACTTCGAACTGCCAGGGCCCAGGATGGTGGTGACCAACCTGCTCAGCAGAAACCTGGACAAGCAGAGGCAGAAGAGGCAAGAGgggcaaaggcagcagcaaatgAAAGAGCAGAAAGAGTTGATAGCGATGCTGGAGAATGGACTTGGGTTGCCTCCCGGGATGTGGGAAATGCTGGGGGGACCTCTGCCCCAGGTGAGGATGCACGAGCCCCCACAAGCCCCGAAACCACCCGTCCCTGCAGCTGTGTCCCTGAGCAAAAGGCAGGAGAGCACGAGGCAGCCGGCCCcggagcagccctgcagagagaaacCCGCCAGCTTCAAAGTGGTCAAGCTGAAGAAGATTCAGCGCAAACCCGCCGTGCCGGAATACGTGGAACCCGCCGAGAAAACCAACCTCAAAGACGTCATCAAAACGCTTAAACCGATTCCCAGGAGAAGACCTCCTCCCCTCGTGGAGATAACCCCGAGGGATCAGCTCCTCAACGACATCCGTCAGAGCAACGTCGCTTACCTTAGACCG